One stretch of Euphorbia lathyris chromosome 7, ddEupLath1.1, whole genome shotgun sequence DNA includes these proteins:
- the LOC136235944 gene encoding LOW QUALITY PROTEIN: uncharacterized protein (The sequence of the model RefSeq protein was modified relative to this genomic sequence to represent the inferred CDS: inserted 2 bases in 2 codons; deleted 2 bases in 1 codon), which yields MSAMASAQMEPLISGASNRIIPILKTLRHLLVILQTFFLPLLLIFPRHRSSQPLSTEXVSEAASLWRLEEEDTLRRRALAEGIDMTDDGDCQCQWNTYLLAGVRWNTLFCRSWLRVNGNLKGILIIIHGLNEHDGRYAQFAKQLTSCNLEVYAMDWIGHGGSDGLYGYVPSLDHVVADTGAFLEKIKLEXPGSTCFLFGHSTRGAVVLKLKSIAHAATHLRIENMLEGIVLTSPVFRVKPAHPIVKILVVLGDRCRSYFLTVLVFLHQFSTMHSYSPIRIRL from the exons ATGTCGGCCATGGCATCGGCGCAGATGGAGCCACTCATATCAGGAGCTAGCAATCGCATCATTCCAATCCTCAAAACCCTAAGACATTTACTCGTCATTCTCCAAACA TTTTTTCTCCCTCTCTTGCTTATCTTCCCTCGTCATCGCTCCTCTCAGCCTTTGTCGACGG TTGTTTCTGAAGCGGCATCTCTTTGGCGACTTGAGGAGGAGGATACTTTAAGGAGGAGAGCTCTTGCCGAGGGCATCGATATGACCGATGATGGGGACTGCCAGTGCCAATGGAATACTTATCTCCTTGCCGGTGTTAGATGGAACACACTCTTTTGCCGTTCGTGGTTACGGGTCAACGGCAATTTGAA GGGCATCTTAATTATTATTCATGGGCTTAATGAGCACGA TGGAAGATATGCTCAGTTTGCAAAGCAACTAACCTCATGCAATTTGGAAGTTTATGCAATGGATTGGATAG GTCATGGTGGAAGTGATGGGTTGTATGGATATGTTCCTTCTCTAGACCATGTGGTAGCTGACACT GGGGCATTCTTAGAAAAAATCAAGTTAG CACCAGGGAGTACCTGTTTCCTTTTTGGTCACTCAACCAGAGGAGCTGTG GTATTAAAGCTTAAATCAATTGCACATGCAGCTACACATCTCCGCATAGAGAACATGCTAGAGGGAATTGTACTGACATCACCAGTTTTCCGTGTTAAGCCAGCACATCCTATTGTCAAA ATTTTAGTGGTCTTAGGAGACCGTTGTCGTAGCTACTTCTTGACa